Proteins from a genomic interval of Chanos chanos chromosome 3, fChaCha1.1, whole genome shotgun sequence:
- the LOC115806384 gene encoding E3 ubiquitin/ISG15 ligase TRIM25-like: MAEANVSLDHAGFCCPVCLDLLQDPVTIPCGHSYCMSCIRDFWDKNGGKGGYTCPQCRHKFPQRPELNRSTVLADVVARLKRTGVQDLPSSQSSVGHGLIECDFCTGRKLRAVKSCLVCLAAYCEIHIEPHYSSPAFKKHKLIQACASLQDKICPKHDRLLEFYCVDEKTCVCYMCMMQEHSNHETVSAETQRNEKQRELRCSQMEFQRGVQEKEREVRKLRKLMSSLRSSAQAAVKDSEEVFTELICSTERRRSEVTELIRDQEKKELSQAEALVERLEREITGLRERDGELERLFQTDHIDFLKNYSALTSVPGLGSSPRFQVLCREGLSGRCYWEVAWNEEGICTIGLSYKDIRRKGMGLVILLFLTAPPGGQRGEQAMVGMGGISADAETSVQAVFMINVFYGWELGTSDLLGRLDDSLQGFLIC; the protein is encoded by the exons ATGGCTGAGGCCAATGTTTCACTGGATCACGCCGGGTTTTGCTGCCCGGTGTGCCTGGATTTACTCCAAGACCCCGTTACCATTCCCTGTGGACATAGTTACTGCATGAGCTGCATTAGAGACTTCTGGGATAAGAACGGTGGTAAGGGAGGCTACACATGCCCTCAGTGCAGGCATAAATTCCCTCAGAGGCCTGAGCTAAACAGAAGCACTGTACTCGCAGACGTGGTGGCGAGACTGAAGAGGACTGGCGTCCAAGATCTTCCTTCTTCCCAAAGCTCTGTCGGCCATGGACTTATAGAATGTGATTTCTGCACGGGCAGGAAACTTAGAGCCGTGAAATCCTGTTTGGTGTGTCTGGCCGCATACTGCGAGATTCACATTGAGCCTCACTATAGCTCCCCTGCCTTTAAGAAACACAAACTAATCCAGGCTTGCGCCAGCTTACAGGACAAGATATGCCCAAAACATGACAGACTTCTGGAGTTCTACTGCGTGGATgaaaaaacctgtgtgtgttatatgtgtatgATGCAGGAACACAGTAATCATGAAACAGTCTCTGCAGAAACGCAACGAAACGAGAAACAG AGAGAGCTGAGATGCAGTCAAATGGAATTCCAGAGAGGAGtccaggagaaagagagggaggttcGGAAGCTGAGAAAGCTTATGAGTTCTCTCAGG AGCTCAGCACAAGCAGCGGTGAAGGACAGCGAGGAGgtctttactgagctgatctGCTCCACAGAGCGAAGGCGATctgaggtgacagagctgatccgagatcaggagaaaaaagaactgAGTCAGGCCGAAGCGCTCGTTGAGCGACTGGAGAGGGAGATCactggtctgagagagagagacggggagctGGAGCGGCTTTTTCAAACAGATCACATCGACTTTCTAAAG AACTATTCGGCTTTGACCTCTGTGCCTGGACTGGGATCTTCCCCCCGCTTCCAA gtgttgtgtagagaggGCTTGTCTGGccgctgttactgggaggtgGCGTGGAATGAAGAGGGTATTTGTACAATTGGACTCTCTTATAAAGACATCCGGAGGAAAGGTATGG GGCTGGTtatcctcctctttctcacag CACCCCCTGGAGGGCAGAGGGGAGAACAGGCCATGGTTGGGATGGGTGGGATCTCTGCTGATGCTGAGACCTCTGTGCAGGCAGTGTTTATGATAAATGTCTTTTATGGCTGGGAGCTGGGTACCAGTGATCTGCTGGGCCGTCTTGATGACTCACTGCAGGGCTTTCTGATCTGCTGA
- the LOC115806386 gene encoding ADP-ribosyl cyclase/cyclic ADP-ribose hydrolase 1-like: MSGEESECVSRKTRGGLSIVNYLVLICALVLWISSQHTLSKDIKTEVLQRCEKYNENDCQKIWTAFEQAYVGRDTCDVPVENYDTLIDTVKQEIQCDKTLFWSKSKDLAHAFTKKRKCKMTLEDTLLGYMLDGLTWCSKPGSEETLNCGCPEWTKCGNNPVSSFWKRASANFAASTCGHASVLLNASAKPPYDPDR; this comes from the exons ATGTCTGGTGAGGAGAGCGAGTGTGTTTCGCGAAAAACACGAGGAGGTCTTTCCATAGTTAATTATTTGGTTCTTATCTGTGCCCTGGTTCTATGGATAAGCTCACAACACACATTATCGAAAGATATCAAAACGGAAGTTTTACAGAgatgtgaaaaatacaa CGAGAATGACTGTCAGAAGATTTGGACCGCGTTTGAGCAAGCTTATGTGGGGAGGGATACGTGTGATGTCCCAGTGGAGAACTATGACACTCTCATAGACACAGTCAAGCAAGAAATTCAGTGCGACAag ACATTGTTCTGGAGCAAGTCTAAGGACCTGGCACATGCCTTCACAAAGAAGAGGAAGTGCAAGATGACTCTAGAGGATACACTGCTTGGATACATGCTGGATGGACTCACATGGTGCAGCAAACCAGGCAGCgaag AGACATTAAACTGTGGGTGTCCTGAGTGGACTAAGTGTGGAAATAATCCAGTGAGTTCCTTCTGGAAACGAGCCTCTGCCAAC TTTGCAGCGTCTACATGTGGCCACGCGTCTGTTCTTCTGAATGCATCCGCTAAACCTCCATACGATCCAGACAGGTAA